The following proteins are co-located in the Solanum pennellii chromosome 8, SPENNV200 genome:
- the LOC107028008 gene encoding AT-hook motif nuclear-localized protein 26-like produces MDPSNNSLPPPFHTRNFNLQHHNNNHQHHHQQQQQQLQFQHSSEDEQSGTSGLNMSGQKRDREDNNNNNNNNNDNNNNNNYNDSNVDESTDELGVNGSHREGEFNRRPRGRPAGSKNKPKAPIIITRDSANALRTHVMEIADGCDIMESVSNFSRRRQRGVCIMSGTGNVTNVNLRQPASPGAIATLHGRFEILSLAGSFLPPPAPPAASGLTIYLAGGQGQVVGGCVVGSLMASGPVVIMAASFSNAAYERLPLEEDDSNQLPVQGGSLGSPGATVAPGGPQHQQLLGDPSLFHGMPPNLLNNVQLPSEAYWATGRPPF; encoded by the exons atggATCCGTCGAATAATTCTCTACCCCCTCCTTTCCACACGAGAAATTTCAACTTacaacatcacaacaacaatCATCAACACCACcaccagcaacaacaacaacaacttcaattCCAACATAGTTCAGAAGATGAGCAAAGTGGAACAAGTGGCCTAAACATGTCCGGCCAAAAGAGAGACCGCgaagacaacaacaacaataacaacaacaacaacgacaacaacaacaacaacaactacaatgACTCAAATGTTGATGAATCAACGGATGAATTAGGCGTTAACGGAAGCCATAGAGAGGGAGAGTTCAATAGAAGGCCTAGAGGTAGACCAGCTGGATCCAAAAATAAGCCAAAAGCACCTATCATCATAACTAGAGATAGTGCAAATGCCCTTAGAACTCATGTTATGGAAATTGCTGATGGTTGTGATATTATGGaaagtgtatcaaatttttCAAGAAGACGTCAAAGAGGAGTTTGTATTATGAGTGGAACAGGAAATGTTACAAATGTTAACTTAAGACAACCAGCTTCACCag GTGCGATTGCAACCCTCCATGGACGGTTTGAGATATTATCTTTAGCAGGATCATTTCTCCCACCACCAGCTCCACCAGCTGCTTCAGGGTTGACTATCTATTTAGCTGGCGGACAAGGTCAGGTGGTGGGAGGTTGTGTGGTAGGGTCTCTTATGGCATCTGGTCCGGTTGTTATTATGGCGGCTTCGTTTAGCAATGCAGCTTATGAAAGACTTCCTTTAGAGGAGGATGATTCGAACCAACTTCCGGTTCAGGGGGGTTCACTAGGTTCACCTGGAGCGACAGTCGCTCCAGGAGGACCACAACATCAACAATTATTAGGTGACCCTTCATTATTTCATGGAATGCCACCGAATCTTCTCAATAATGTGCAATTACCTTCTGAGGCTTATTGGGCAACGGGTCGACCTCCATTCTAA
- the LOC107026932 gene encoding uncharacterized protein LOC107026932, with translation MAVPISLSLSKLHFLPNQKQTQFSCTYKDPNFIFFTRKKTHFPAPIISNLKNVAAILGFSGLAFTTLMVGSASGSELGLMGSSSCQCNEPSNALSLHTWASHVSTIVEWVTAMALVWQYGEKSGYESWKGLSWGMVPLLGGALCACTWHFFYNSESLEVVVALQAALTVIGNATMCFAAFRIYRSTQNQSKEL, from the exons ATGGCAGTTCCAATTTCATTATCCCTCTCAAAACTTCAttttcttccaaatcaaaaacaaACCCAATTCTCTTGTACATATAAAGATCCAAACTTTATCTTCTTTACAAGAAAAAAGACTCATTTTCCAGCACCCATTATCAGTAATTTGAAAAATGTTGCTGCAATTTTGGGTTTTTCTGGACTTGCTTTTACAACTCTAATGGTGGGCTCAGCTTCTGGTTCTGAGTTAGGTTTAATGGGTTCTTCTTCTTGTCAATGCAATGAACCTTCTAATGCTCTGTCATTGCACACTTGGGCTAGTCATGTTTCCACTATTGTTGAATG GGTAACTGCTATGGCTCTGGTTTGGCAATATGGAGAAAAGTCGGGTTATGAATCTTGGAAGGGACTCTCCTGGGGTATG GTGCCCCTGCTTGGAGGAGCACTCTGTGCCTGCACTTGGCATTTCTTTTATAACTCGGAGTCTCTTGAG GTAGTAGTGGCTCTACAAGCAGCTTTGACAGTAATTGGTAATGCCACAATGTGCTTTGCAGCATTCCGGATATACAGATCAACACAGAACCAGTCAAAAGAACTGTGA
- the LOC107026688 gene encoding probable sodium/metabolite cotransporter BASS5, chloroplastic isoform X3: MSIKFLLFQQNHQGFKILDSPSLHKSLPCFHQHPIVSFPKKCFHSSGVRLVGFPSAIQSTLPRLLVTRCISESFSDPLGPNDFESLENLKQKENAFLTILKGANSFLPHVVLASTILALIYPPSFTWFTNRYYAPALGFLMFAVGVNSSEKDFLEAFKKPAAIFAGYIGQFALKPLLGYLFGTVAMSVLGLPTSLAAGIMLTSCVSGAQLSNYATFLTDPQMAPLSIVMTALSTATAAFITPTLTLLLIGKKLPVDVKGMISNILQIVVAPVAGGLFLNRCLPQISHAIRPLLPPLSVFVTALAVGAPLAINIDALVSPSGMSVLFLVIAFHLSAFILAYFLSGLAFHKAPDVKALQRTLSYETGMQSSLLALALANKFFQDPLVSVPPAISVVIMSLMGFTLVMLWTKKKETVME; encoded by the exons atgagtattaaatttcttctttttcagcAGAATCATCAAGGCTtcaagattcttgattctcCTTCACTTCACAAATCTCTACCTTGTTTTCATCAACACCCAATTGTTTCTTTTCCCAAGAAATGCTTCCACTCCTCag GGGTACGATTGGTGGGGTTTCCATCAGCTATACAATCCACATTGCCAA GACTATTGGTTACTAGATGTATCTCAGaaagtttctcagatccacttGGGCCTAATGACTTTGAATCACTTGAG AATTTGAAACAAAAAGAGAACGCCTTTTTGACAATTTTGAAGGGAGCAAACTCTTTTCTGCCCCATGTGGTTCTTGCTAGCACAATTTTGGCTCTTATCTATCCACCTTCTTTTACTTGGTTTACCAACAG GTACTATGCCCCTGCATTAGGATTTTTAATGTTTGCTGTTGGAGTCAATTCAAGTGAAAAGGACTTTCTTGAAGCTTTCAAGAAACCTGCTGCCATTTTTGCTGGTTATATCGGTCAATTTGCTCTGAAGCCACTACTCGGGTATCTTTTTGGCACAGTTGCAATGTCCGTATTGGGTCTTCCAACTTCCTTAG CTGCAGGGATTATGTTGACCTCTTGTGTTAGCGGAGCACAGCTGTCAAATTATGCTACTTTTCTAACCGATCCACAAATGGCCCCTCTTAGTATAGTGATGACAGCGTTATCTACAGCTACTGCTGCTTTTATAACCCCGACATTAACTTTATTGCTTATTGGGAAAAAGTTGCCTGTGGATGTTAAGGGAATGATTTCCAACATACTCCAGATTGTTGTTGCACCTGTTGCTGGTGGACTCTTTCTGAATAG ATGCCTCCCACAGATTTCCCATGCCATTCGGCCGTTGTTGCCTCCCCTGTCAGTTTTTGTGACTGCTCTCGCTGTAGGAGCTCCACTCGCTATTAACATAGATGCCCTCGTATCCCCTTCTGGAATGTCTGTTTTGTTCCTTGTGATTGCATTTCATTTATCAGCTTTCATCTTGGCCTATTTTCTTTCCGGCCTAGCCTTCCACAAAGCACCAGATGTCAAAGCTCTACAAAGAACATTGTCATACGAAACAG GCATGCAGAGCAGTCTTTTGGCCCTTGCTCTTGCCAATAAGTTTTTTCAAGATCCCCTTGTTAGTGTCCCTCCGGCTATATCA GTTGTGATCATGTCATTAATGGGCTTCACACTAGTGATGCTGTGGactaagaaaaaagaaactgTTATGGAGTGA
- the LOC107026688 gene encoding probable sodium/metabolite cotransporter BASS5, chloroplastic isoform X2, whose amino-acid sequence MSIKFLLFQQNHQGFKILDSPSLHKSLPCFHQHPIVSFPKKCFHSSEGLSATTYLPRRGSGVRLVGFPSAIQSTLPRLLVTRCISESFSDPLGPNDFESLENLKQKENAFLTILKGANSFLPHVVLASTILALIYPPSFTWFTNRYYAPALGFLMFAVGVNSSEKDFLEAFKKPAAIFAGYIGQFALKPLLGYLFGTVAMSVLGLPTSLAAGIMLTSCVSGAQLSNYATFLTDPQMAPLSIVMTALSTATAAFITPTLTLLLIGKKLPVDVKGMISNILQIVVAPVAGGLFLNRCLPQISHAIRPLLPPLSVFVTALAVGAPLAINIDALVSPSGMSVLFLVIAFHLSAFILAYFLSGLAFHKAPDVKALQRTLSYETGMQSSLLALALANKFFQDPLVSVPPAISVVIMSLMGFTLVMLWTKKKETVME is encoded by the exons atgagtattaaatttcttctttttcagcAGAATCATCAAGGCTtcaagattcttgattctcCTTCACTTCACAAATCTCTACCTTGTTTTCATCAACACCCAATTGTTTCTTTTCCCAAGAAATGCTTCCACTCCTCag AGGGCCTTTCGGCAACAACCTATCTACCTCGGAgaggtagtg GGGTACGATTGGTGGGGTTTCCATCAGCTATACAATCCACATTGCCAA GACTATTGGTTACTAGATGTATCTCAGaaagtttctcagatccacttGGGCCTAATGACTTTGAATCACTTGAG AATTTGAAACAAAAAGAGAACGCCTTTTTGACAATTTTGAAGGGAGCAAACTCTTTTCTGCCCCATGTGGTTCTTGCTAGCACAATTTTGGCTCTTATCTATCCACCTTCTTTTACTTGGTTTACCAACAG GTACTATGCCCCTGCATTAGGATTTTTAATGTTTGCTGTTGGAGTCAATTCAAGTGAAAAGGACTTTCTTGAAGCTTTCAAGAAACCTGCTGCCATTTTTGCTGGTTATATCGGTCAATTTGCTCTGAAGCCACTACTCGGGTATCTTTTTGGCACAGTTGCAATGTCCGTATTGGGTCTTCCAACTTCCTTAG CTGCAGGGATTATGTTGACCTCTTGTGTTAGCGGAGCACAGCTGTCAAATTATGCTACTTTTCTAACCGATCCACAAATGGCCCCTCTTAGTATAGTGATGACAGCGTTATCTACAGCTACTGCTGCTTTTATAACCCCGACATTAACTTTATTGCTTATTGGGAAAAAGTTGCCTGTGGATGTTAAGGGAATGATTTCCAACATACTCCAGATTGTTGTTGCACCTGTTGCTGGTGGACTCTTTCTGAATAG ATGCCTCCCACAGATTTCCCATGCCATTCGGCCGTTGTTGCCTCCCCTGTCAGTTTTTGTGACTGCTCTCGCTGTAGGAGCTCCACTCGCTATTAACATAGATGCCCTCGTATCCCCTTCTGGAATGTCTGTTTTGTTCCTTGTGATTGCATTTCATTTATCAGCTTTCATCTTGGCCTATTTTCTTTCCGGCCTAGCCTTCCACAAAGCACCAGATGTCAAAGCTCTACAAAGAACATTGTCATACGAAACAG GCATGCAGAGCAGTCTTTTGGCCCTTGCTCTTGCCAATAAGTTTTTTCAAGATCCCCTTGTTAGTGTCCCTCCGGCTATATCA GTTGTGATCATGTCATTAATGGGCTTCACACTAGTGATGCTGTGGactaagaaaaaagaaactgTTATGGAGTGA
- the LOC107026688 gene encoding probable sodium/metabolite cotransporter BASS5, chloroplastic isoform X1, whose amino-acid sequence MSIKFLLFQQNHQGFKILDSPSLHKSLPCFHQHPIVSFPKKCFHSSVQFGILDVVSLMKEKEGLSATTYLPRRGSGVRLVGFPSAIQSTLPRLLVTRCISESFSDPLGPNDFESLENLKQKENAFLTILKGANSFLPHVVLASTILALIYPPSFTWFTNRYYAPALGFLMFAVGVNSSEKDFLEAFKKPAAIFAGYIGQFALKPLLGYLFGTVAMSVLGLPTSLAAGIMLTSCVSGAQLSNYATFLTDPQMAPLSIVMTALSTATAAFITPTLTLLLIGKKLPVDVKGMISNILQIVVAPVAGGLFLNRCLPQISHAIRPLLPPLSVFVTALAVGAPLAINIDALVSPSGMSVLFLVIAFHLSAFILAYFLSGLAFHKAPDVKALQRTLSYETGMQSSLLALALANKFFQDPLVSVPPAISVVIMSLMGFTLVMLWTKKKETVME is encoded by the exons atgagtattaaatttcttctttttcagcAGAATCATCAAGGCTtcaagattcttgattctcCTTCACTTCACAAATCTCTACCTTGTTTTCATCAACACCCAATTGTTTCTTTTCCCAAGAAATGCTTCCACTCCTCag TCCAATTTGGGATTCTTGATGTGGTATCATTGATGAAAGAAAAAG AGGGCCTTTCGGCAACAACCTATCTACCTCGGAgaggtagtg GGGTACGATTGGTGGGGTTTCCATCAGCTATACAATCCACATTGCCAA GACTATTGGTTACTAGATGTATCTCAGaaagtttctcagatccacttGGGCCTAATGACTTTGAATCACTTGAG AATTTGAAACAAAAAGAGAACGCCTTTTTGACAATTTTGAAGGGAGCAAACTCTTTTCTGCCCCATGTGGTTCTTGCTAGCACAATTTTGGCTCTTATCTATCCACCTTCTTTTACTTGGTTTACCAACAG GTACTATGCCCCTGCATTAGGATTTTTAATGTTTGCTGTTGGAGTCAATTCAAGTGAAAAGGACTTTCTTGAAGCTTTCAAGAAACCTGCTGCCATTTTTGCTGGTTATATCGGTCAATTTGCTCTGAAGCCACTACTCGGGTATCTTTTTGGCACAGTTGCAATGTCCGTATTGGGTCTTCCAACTTCCTTAG CTGCAGGGATTATGTTGACCTCTTGTGTTAGCGGAGCACAGCTGTCAAATTATGCTACTTTTCTAACCGATCCACAAATGGCCCCTCTTAGTATAGTGATGACAGCGTTATCTACAGCTACTGCTGCTTTTATAACCCCGACATTAACTTTATTGCTTATTGGGAAAAAGTTGCCTGTGGATGTTAAGGGAATGATTTCCAACATACTCCAGATTGTTGTTGCACCTGTTGCTGGTGGACTCTTTCTGAATAG ATGCCTCCCACAGATTTCCCATGCCATTCGGCCGTTGTTGCCTCCCCTGTCAGTTTTTGTGACTGCTCTCGCTGTAGGAGCTCCACTCGCTATTAACATAGATGCCCTCGTATCCCCTTCTGGAATGTCTGTTTTGTTCCTTGTGATTGCATTTCATTTATCAGCTTTCATCTTGGCCTATTTTCTTTCCGGCCTAGCCTTCCACAAAGCACCAGATGTCAAAGCTCTACAAAGAACATTGTCATACGAAACAG GCATGCAGAGCAGTCTTTTGGCCCTTGCTCTTGCCAATAAGTTTTTTCAAGATCCCCTTGTTAGTGTCCCTCCGGCTATATCA GTTGTGATCATGTCATTAATGGGCTTCACACTAGTGATGCTGTGGactaagaaaaaagaaactgTTATGGAGTGA
- the LOC107027316 gene encoding subtilisin-like protease SBT1.7: MKISFVIFCILFCFSWPSMQSDLETYIVQVESPESHISTQSSRMDLEDWYKSFLPNTIATAGLDEKPRLIYSYHNVIIGFAARLSAKQVKEMEKKPGFISAWPQRILSLHTTHTPSFLGLQQNVGLWRDANYGKGVIVGVLDTGISPDHPSFSDKGMPPPPAKWKGKCESNFTTKCNNKLIGARTFVNSDSPIDDNGHGTHTASTAAGGFVKGANVYGNAKGTAVGIAPLAHLAIYKVCDSFGCSDSDVLAAMDAAIDDGVDILSISLGGNRKLFYEDPIALGAYSATNRGILVSCSSGNEGPYESTLSNEAPWILTVGASSTDRKLKATVKLGNKKILEGDSAFHPKGHNSTFFPLYDPSRNETDFDSLYCGPGTLSETEIKGKIVVCSAGGGYSRIDKGQAVKDAGGVGMIIFNTADDGFTKFSDPHVLPALHITYKDGMEILDYMNTTSKPIARIAFQGTIIGDKDVPVVASFSSRGPNIASPGILKPDIIGPGLNILASWPSSVDNKKNTKSTFNIISGTSMSCPHLSGVAALLKSTHPTWSPAAIKSAIMTTANTVNFANDPILDERLLPANIFAIGAGHVNPSRANDPGLIYDTRFKDYLPYLCGLNYTNRQVGNLMQRKVDCRSVKHIREAQLNYPSFSITLGDISQTYTRTVTNVGEAKSSYSVEIALPPGVSVSVKPSILKFSKLNQKLKYHVTFTRRDNSPNSGIVQGFLKWNSKKYSVRSPIAVVLEPKIGF, encoded by the coding sequence ATGAAAatatcttttgttattttttgtatacttttttgtttttcatggCCTAGTATGCAGAGCGATTTGGAGACGTACATAGTTCAAGTCGAATCACCAGAAAGCCATATTTCCACTCAATCATCAAGAATGGATTTGGAGGACTGGTACAAGTCTTTCTTGCCAAATACCATAGCAACCGCTGGCTTAGATGAAAAGCCGCGGTTGATATATTCATATCACAATGTGATCATAGGCTTTGCTGCAAGATTGTCAGCAAAGCAAGTGAAGGAAATGGAGAAGAAACCGGGCTTTATATCTGCGTGGCCTCAGAGGATATTGTCTTTGCATACTACACATACTCCGAGTTTTCTTGGTTTGCAACAGAACGTTGGCTTGTGGAGGGATGCTAACTATGGAAAAGGTGTGATCGTTGGAGTCTTGGACACCGGGATTTCCCCTGACCATCCTTCATTTAGCGACAAAGGAATGCCTCCTCCGCCTGCTAAATGGAAGGGAAAGTGTGAATCGAACTTCACTACAAAGTGTAACAACAAGCTCATTGGGGCAAGGACTTTCGTAAACAGTGATTCACCGATAGATGATAATGGACATGGAACACACACAGCTAGTACAGCAGCTGGGGGGTTTGTGAAAGGTGCTAATGTGTATGGGAATGCTAAGGGTACCGCGGTTGGGATTGCCCCTCTTGCTCATTTGGCCATTTATAAGGTCTGTGATTCGTTTGGTTGCTCCGATAGTGATGTTCTAGCTGCTATGGATGCAGCTATTGATGATGGAGTAGATATCCTGTCTATTTCCCTTGGTGGAAATAGAAAGTTGTTCTATGAAGACCCCATTGCACTCGGGGCGTACAGTGCAACAAACAGAGGTATTCTTGTAAGTTGCTCTTCTGGTAACGAAGGTCCATACGAAAGCACCTTATCAAATGAAGCTCCGTGGATTCTGACTGTAGGTGCAAGCTCTACTGACAGGAAACTCAAGGCCACTGTCAAGCTCGGAAACAAAAAAATACTCGAGGGGGACTCAGCATTTCATCCAAAGGGTCACAATTCGACATTTTTTCCATTGTATGATCCTTCACGAAATGAAACCGACTTTGACAGCCTTTATTGTGGACCAGGTACACTTAGTGAAACTGAAATTAAAGGCAAAATTGTTGTGTGTTCAGCAGGTGGTGGTTATTCCAGGATTGACAAAGGACAAGCTGTAAAGGATGCCGGAGGCGTTGGTATGATCATCTTTAATACCGCTGATGATGGTTTCACTAAGTTTTCTGATCCTCATGTCCTTCCGGCTTTGCATATTACCTACAAAGACGGAATGGAAATTCTTGACTACATGAACACAACGTCGAAACCAATTGCAAGAATTGCATTTCAAGGAACAATAATCGGAGATAAAGATGTTCCAGTGGTTGCTTCATTTTCTTCTCGCGGACCAAACATAGCTAGTCCTGGAATCTTGAAGCCTGATATTATTGGTCCCGGTCTTAACATTCTTGCTTCTTGGCCTTCCTCCGTTGACAACAAAAAGAACACGAAATCTACCTTCAACATTATATCGGGCACCTCGATGTCCTGTCCTCACCTCAGCGGAGTAGCTGCATTGCTGAAAAGCACACACCCGACTTGGTCCCCTGCAGCTATCAAATCAGCAATCATGACAACTGCTAACACAGTGAACTTCGCCAACGATCCCATCTTAGATGAAAGGCTCCTTCCGGCTAACATCTTCGCCATTGGTGCAGGACATGTCAATCCATCAAGAGCTAATGATCCAGGACTGATCTACGACACTCGTTTTAAGGACTACTTGCCTTACCTATGCGGTTTGAATTACACAAATCGTCAGGTGGGGAACCTCATGCAACGCAAAGTGGATTGTAGGTCAGTGAAACACATTCGTGAAGCACAACTAAATTATCCTTCATTCTCCATCACACTCGGAGACATTTCTCAGACGTATACTAGAACAGTGACTAATGTCGGGGAAGCTAAATCATCTTACAGCGTGGAAATAGCTTTACCACCTGGAGTTTCCGTGAGTGTTAAGCCCTCTATACTGAAATTCTCCAAGTTGAACCAGAAGTTGAAATACCATGTGACGTTTACGAGAAGAGATAATAGCCCAAATAGTGGTATTGTTCAAGGATTCTTGAAATGGAATAGTAAAAAGTACTCTGTAAGAAGCCCAATTGCAGTTGTGCTAGAGCCTAAAATTGGTTTCTAG